The following are from one region of the Entelurus aequoreus isolate RoL-2023_Sb linkage group LG17, RoL_Eaeq_v1.1, whole genome shotgun sequence genome:
- the arsk gene encoding arylsulfatase K — MTLILVFLYVFQMFGGCFCHNVTRPNIVMVMSDAFDGRLTFDPDSKVVHLPYINYLRELGSNFLNAYSNSPICCPSRAAMWSGQFVHLTQAWNNYKCLDANASTWMDWLEKSGYLTKMLGKLDYTSGQHSLSNRMEAWTRDVPFLLRQEGRPVTQLVGNASTVRVNTVDWKNTDLTTQWIHQRAASPHQPFALYLGLNLPHTYKTDSLGPTAGGSTFRSSPYWLKKVRSDFVSVPTWLPMAAMHPVDYYSTFTKNCSGDFTEEEVKRIRAFYYAMCAEADAMLGRVISALRDTQLLQSTVVIFTADHGELAMEHRQFYKMSMFEGSAHVPLLIMGPGLVSGQQVKQLVSLVDVYPTVLDIAGISGAGNLSGHSLRPLLSKHGSCPRRQRPDWVLSEYHGCNVNASSYMLRSGRWKYIAYADGLTVPPQLFDLTQDKEELDDVAIKYPGVRAQLDTLLRSIVDYPAVSKTVHVYNKKQFGAWQQSAGSNYSRVMANLRWHVDWQKDASGNERLIDRWLNDSL; from the exons ATGACTTTAATATTGGTTTTCCTTTACGTGTTTCAAATGTTTGGTGGATGTTTTTGTCACAACGTCACAAGACCGAACATCGTGATGGTGATGTCTGACGCCTTT GACGGACGGTTAACGTTTGATCCTGACAGTAAAGTTGTGCACTTGCCTTACATAAATTACCTGAGAGAGCTGGGCAGCAACTTCTTAAATGCATACAGCAACTCACCTATCTGCTGCCCCTCCAGAGCAG CCATGTGGAGCGGCCAGTTTGTTCACCTGACCCAGGCGTGGAACAATTACAAGTGCCTTGATGCCAATGCAAGCACGTGGATGGACTGGCTGGAGAAGAGTGGGTATCTTACCAAGATGCTGGGCAAGCTTGACTACACCTCAGGGCAACACTCTCTCAG CAATCGCATGGAAGCCTGGACCCGGGATGTCCCCTTCCTGCTGCGCCAAGAGGGTCGACCAGTCACACAACTTGTTGGGAACGCGTCAACAGTGAGGGTAAATACTGTTGACTGGAAGAACACGGACTTGACCACACAGTGGATCCACCAGAGAGCAGCGTCCCCACACCAGCCTTTCGCTCTCTACCTGGGCCTCAATTTACCTCACACCTACAAGACTGACTCCTTGGGACCCACGGCCGGAGGATCCACCTTCCGCTCATCTCCCTATTGGCTAAAAAAG GTTCGTTCTGATTTCGTCTCCGTTCCCACCTGGCTGCCCATGGCTGCCATGCACCCTGTGGACTACTACTCCACCTTCACCAAAAACTGCAGCGGGGACTTCACCGAGGAGGAAGTCAAAAGAATCCGGGCCTTCTACTATGCCATGTGCGCTGAAGCGGACGCCATGTTGG GGCGGGTGATTTCAGCTCTGAGAGACACCCAGCTGCTCCAGAGCACTGTGGTGATTTTCACGGCGGACCACGGCGAGCTCGCCATGGAGCACCGGCAGTTCTACAAGATGTCCATGTTCGAGGGAAGCGCCCATGTTCCCTTGCTAATCATGGGACCGGGGCTGGTGTCGGGCCAGCAGGTCAAGCAGCTGGTGTCCTTGGTTGATGTCTATCCTACTGTACTGG ATATTGCAGGTATTTCAGGTGCAGGCAATCTCAGTGGCCACTCGCTACGTCCTCTTCTGTCCAAGCACGGCAGCTGTCCAAGGAGGCAACGCCCAGACTGGGTTCTGAGTGAATACCACGGCTGTAATGTCAACGCCTCTTCATACATGCTGAGAAGTGGTCGGTGGAAATACATCGCCTATGCAGATGGTCTGACTGTACCTCCCCAGCTTTTTG ACCTGACACAGGACAAGGAGGAACTTGATGACGTGGCCATCAAATATCCAGGTGTGCGGGCACAACTGGACACGCTGTTACGCAGCATTGTAGACTACCCAGCCGTCTCTAAAACCGTGCATGTCTACAACAAGAAGCAGTTTGGTGCCTGGCAACAAAGTGCAGGAAGTAACTATAGCCGGGTCATGGCTAATCTCAGGTGGCATGTCGACTGGCAGAAAGATGCATCAGGCAATGAAAGATTGATTGACAGGTGGCTCAATGACTCCTTGTGA